The Camelus bactrianus isolate YW-2024 breed Bactrian camel chromosome 13, ASM4877302v1, whole genome shotgun sequence nucleotide sequence CTCATAAAATGGTAGTGGGTGGGGGCTTTGTGCATCCTGTTGATGGGGCCATGAAGTTTTCACCCAGATAAAGGATGAGAGTGCATACTAGGGGAGGAAAAGGCGAACTGTGCCAGTGGTTTCTGTTTGTCCCTCATTCTGGTTTCCTCCTTGCTCTCGCCCAGGTAGAGGACTCATGTTGGCTACGTCAATGGGTTCCCTTGCCCTCGGGCTCTGGTTGGCTAACCTAGTGGGGAGGCCCAGCAGGAGATTAGAGAGAAGGAGAGTGAGGTAGGGCATTTACGTCTCAGGCTTCCTCTGTACAGACTGCCTCCAGCTGCCTGTGTCCTTCAGCTGAGGGCTTCTGCTCCTCGTCAGGCACTCATCTCTACGTGACCCCCTCCTCCTGGATTTCAGTCCCCACACCCTCATCCCCTGCACCCTTTCAGGGCTAAGAAGAATAACAGCTCTGCCCTAAGTTACTGCACTGCCCCATGTTATCTCCCCTACACTCTGCCCATGTCTTAGTAAATAGTCTCTTTATTAAATCTTCCGAATTATCCTAATTTGAGTGTGCCATCTGTTTTCTGTTTGGACTCTGACTGATACAAGAACCTATTAAGAGATAGACACAGGAGTGTGGCAGATGGAGATACAAACATTACCTTTATTACCGCCACAACAGATACTGGACAATATGGCTTCGGTCTGCTAGGCAAGCAGGTTGCTAGTATCTCACCCCCGAGGTCAGCCCTGTGAGGGTTCATCCCTGTAAAACTTATGGCATGGGGGAGCAGAGTAGGAAATGTGCCTTTTCACAGAGAGGACCAAGCCGAGCCTTTTGGCTCCTCCCTCTGCCAAGAGAGTCACTGTCCTTCCCCTGGGGAAGATGGAGAAGGTGGGGCAGGAGCCTTCTGCAGAGGACAGGCCTCCTTCCACACTGGAATGTCAAGCCTGGTAGAAAGGCAACACTCTGAACAGCAAATGAAACTTTAAATAAAGTcaaagagtgggaagggatagctcagtgatagagcatgtgctaagcacgcaagaggtcctgggttcaatctccagtacctccattaaataaataaataaacctaattatcttcccctcaaaaaagcagcaaaaaaaaaaaaaaaaaaaagttaaagataagCAAAAACAGCCAAAGATGTAATATCCAGAATTTCCACAAAGAATACCTACAAACGGATTAACTAAAACTAAGAATCCAATTGAAAAGTGGACAAAGGTTACCAACAAGCAATTCACAGAAAAGGGAATGTTAATGGCAAATAAACAACtggaaagatgttcaacctcAGTAATAATCAAgggcttgatttttaaaaatgtttttccccCTTCAGATGGGCAAAAATCCAATGTTGAAGATGTAGGGAAACAAGCACTCACAGATGGTTCATACAAACTGATAAAGCATTTTGAAGGGCGATTAGGCAGTGAATTAGAACTTTAAATGTGCATATTCTTTGGCCAAGCAAAGTCCACTTCCAGGGATATATACTGGAGAAACACTCATATTTGTATCTGCACCCAAAAAGGCATATACAAGGATATTTATTGTTATAATAGTGATAAGCTGGAAGCAATCTTTTTGACCATCAATAGGGGAATGATAAAATCTTCATATTCTGGAATAAAATGCAGTTAAAAGACTGGCCAAAAAAAGGATAAACAATAAGGTAGattgagtttatatatatatacatattttttttctcccagggaAAGACATCCTATATGTAGTgctaagtacaaaaaaaaaaaaaagttgtaaaaagTATATACCTAATGCCATAGGTAGAATTCACAAGTGTAAAAACTGAACAAAGGAAGAATAAGATTCTATAGTTAGGGTTACTAAGAGTTTTCAAAATTCCAAACATGAAAAAAAACCCTTTTGGCTATCTACCCTTGAGCCCTTTGAGTCATAAATACACTGGTTGTATTTAACTAAGTTTAAAGATTGCATGTGGATGGGTGTGTAATTAGTTAACACTCCATTAACTAATACCGCCAAGAGCCTGTGTTACTAACAACACGCATAtgtaggggaggggcaggaggacagTTTCTGGATGTGATCCAGCCACCTAGTAATAGAATAGAAACTAAAGATAAAAGGCCAGTTATAGGAACCTCCTTTTAAAGATAAAGATGTATAACATGGAACAGCAAATATTATTATATTCTTCCGAGAACATAATGATCGCTCATGCAAGCACAAATTTTGTAAAGTGATTCAATATGTTTTGTATAATGAAGTTATTATTCAATGTACTGTGTGTGTGAGATGATTGTTTAAATGTGCTGAAATTTTAGTTATAGAGTCCTAATGTAGATGTACCATGGATATTCCTCTATGACATACTTGGATACAATAGAAacctatgaaagaaaaattttaccgAAGATTTAGTTTCCTTTTTGACACGGTTACAAGCTATCATGAATCCATGTGATATGGACTATTACTGGTAAAATTGAGTAAAGTGGGAAAGTTAAATTCTGAAGCCTTGGAAATGCAGGCTCAATGGCTcagacaaataataataatagagtgACACAAGATTCTTAAATCTAGGCAGCTGTAACTGAACACATGGCTGGATGTGAAAATATACAACATGATATATGGAGTCTGATTTGAGTATGCTATATAAAGGTGATAAAAAGACTGGGAGCTCAAATAAGAAAGTTAAAATAGAAGTGAAGATGCTCTTGTATTAGAGCCAGGTAGGAAAGAGCTTAATGAAGTTTGGGTGAAATAAAAATCATCAGCATAAACTCATGACTTTGAGAGACAAAGATTTCCTCATCGACACTGAAATCCCTAAGTTTCTGGGAGTCTTCCAGTTTACcactacaagctatgtgaaattaTACAAATTCATGAAATTATATAAAGACCAAGCGCCCAGGGTTCAGGTCTTCAAATTGCTTTTTACCAAAAGAACCAAGTATTTTCTGAAATGTGCACAATGTTGGATAGTGGGATGGGAAAAGCAAGTTAGTTCTGGGACATCTTGTTTTTGTAAAGAGTTAAGATGAAGCAAGAAGGCTGGAACCTTACAGAGGTTCCACGTGAATACAATGCCTCTCTTGGTTTTTCTTGCCACATCTCTGCACATCAGCTTTATACTCTCTGGCTGACTGTCCCCATGAGGCATGGTTCTATTAagtaggagaaaagaggaaacagatgTTGGACAGGCAACCTACACTATCTGTAACAGGTACTCTGGTTGGTCCAGCTTGGAGCCGGTGCCCATATGTTGACCAATCACTGTGTGACCAATAAGAGAGGATCTTATAAGAAGAGGCAGCATCTATTTAGACTTAAGATGAGAAAGTGGTGcacgttactatatataaaatagattaacaaggacttactatatagcacaggggaactatattcagtttctcataacatataatgaaaaagaatctgaaaagaaaaaaatatatagtatgtatatgtacaactgaaccaatttgctgtacacctgaaactaacattgtaaatcaactacacttcaacaaaaattttttaaaaaaaagaagtggtgAAAATGATAAAACTCCGTCAAACAAGGGGACTattcccagaagaagaaagagaaccgTTACTAGTTATCTACTTCTGCTAACAAGTTCCCCCAAAacccagtggcttaaaacaacaaacatttcctATTACAaagtttctgtaggtcaggaatcCAGCTGTGGCTTAGCTGGATGTCTCTGATTCAAACCTTGTCTGTGGCAAGGCCACAATCAAGGTGTTGGTTGGGGGTTCGGCCATCTGAAGGCTCAGTGGGAGTGGACCTGCTTCCGAGCTCACTCACTGTTGAGTGCTGTTGCCAGGCCCCAgctccttgctggctgttggctccTTGACACAGGTCTTTCTATAGGGCAGCTCTCGATATGGCTGCTGGTTCTCCTCACAGCAGGTGAGTGAGAGAGTGAGAGGGCATCCAGGACACAAGCCACAGCCTTTTCGTAACCTCATCTCTGAGGTGACGTATCCCTTTTGCTGTCTTCTGTTTGTGAGAAGTGAACCAATAGGTCCAGTTCATATTGAAGGGGATGGGGCGTGAAGACCAGGAAGTGGAGATCCCTGAGGACCATTTTATAGGCTGCCTCCCACAGGTGCTGAGTGGGTAATACAATAAAAGACCACTATCCTGAGCAGTGACACACGGAATCTAAAAAGTGGTAATTATAGTCTGATACAAACAAGCTGAGTGTGTAGAAAAACCTCGAGATTCTGATGATACTACAATGAAGATGTTAATGTAAAATGTGCTAACAGGTGGTAGTAATGCCTACAGAAagctttaacattttgtttttattaaatatgaaacagacagaaaatgatTTTACAAAATGTATGTAAGATACAAAGAATAGTGATGAAACAAAGATACATGATCACATCACCCCAGAGAAAGGGGACGACCATTACTTTTGAAGCCTCAGTGCCATTCCCTTCCCTCCCCGTTCAGAGGTCACTATCCTCCTGAATTTTGTGATCACTATCACTTGTTCTTTTTCATAGTTTCATCACAGATATTTCTATCCTCACACAAGACATCGCTTGGCTCCCCTGCTTCTGACTTCATGTAAATGGAGTCAtactgtatatatttctctgtgacCTGCTTCCTTCACTCATGACTATGTTTCTGAGATTTATCCATTCGATGTGTTCATACTGATGTTTTCAGTGTGACCCAAACGTCCCTGAGCTCTTCATATATTACTCTAATCCAAGAGCAAAGTCAATTTTATCATTCCAATCAGCAGCTTTctcttcacttctttttttttttttctttctcttcacttttACAAATAGCACTGTATGGCTATACCAGAACTCATCTATATATGTATTGAGGGACATTTGAGTTAGTTCCATATTTTTGCtacataaataatgctgctatgaacatcactGAACTTGTTTCCTGGTACACTTGTGCACAAGGTTCTCCAGGAGATAAATGTGGGCAAGAAACTGCTGGATCAAAGGTATATGAACATTCAGCTTTAAGAGAAaatgccaaattattttccagagcAGTTGCTCTGATTTACActccaaattattttccagagcAACTGCTCTGATTTACACTCCTATCAGCAGTGAATAAATGTTCCAGTTGTTCCAAATCCCTTCCATTACTTTCTATTGTCTGACTTTTAAGTCTCTGCCAATCTGGaaagtataaaatgaaatatcattgaggttttgatttgcatttcacttaTGAATTGTAATATTTTTTACAACACTGGCAAGTACAATCCAGCGATGAGACTCTGAACTCTACATGCAAGTTTCTGCCATTATCCACATAATTACTTACAAATTGTGGTTACCTTAACTGATCATCATACCTGTACAAATTCTCTGATTAAAGGTTAAAAGCAAAGAATCAAGATGTGTAATAACTTAGTGTTAGGCTTATGTGGCAATAGGATAAGGTATAGACAAATGGTgaataaagtaaataatttttgtgGGCATTGTattcattttgttatttctcttGATACATTACGTGAAGGTGTTGTAAGGGAATGAAGGGAAAAAGTGAGTCAGGCACATCTAGTTTATACATCATCTCTGCTGCCCTAAAGGGTATACAAGCAAAAAAGGAGTCGACCACTGGAGGCTGGACAAATTTTGTTCCTGGTACACACCCCAGCAGATGATGGTGTTTTTAAAGTCTTAAATAGAATTTGAACTCAGAGATTTACAGTGAAGTGTTAATAAGGAATTATTTGCTTTAGATGTTACTCTGTATTGTGAACATTGGGTGATAAACATGCAGAAGTTGGAATTGATTAAAATGTTAAACTTAGTGAGGTCACATCCTGACTGGACTGTGCCAAGAAACACATGCCCAGAGAAGTCAGAGTTCCAAGCATTACGCCAGCTGCAAGTGGGCAAGAAATCAGGTGATCAGTTATAGCTGGTGGCAGTCTGATCTTGGAGGAGGAGCTAAGAAAAGGTACCTGCCAGGCACTTGGATTAGCTCTGAGATCAGCCCAGGTCCCAGGTTTCCAAGTGGGCCTGATTCCAGATACAGGTGAGCAGGGACAGGAAGACAATGGAAGCTGAGTGCTCCTGATGTTGCACTTCAAGCTTCCTTCTGTCAAAGCTAACATACAAAGCAGATCGAGGAGACTTCTATGCATGCACTGTTCGAGTGTAAACTCTCACATTTTGAGAAGCCTTTAGCAGTCATCAAGAACTTAAGCATGCTCCTATTTTTTCACCATGTAATTCCAACTGCCCTTTCAGTTGGGTTATTGTAGTTGAAGTAAATTTATTCGAATGATCTCAAGAAACATTAAGAGGCTACAGACACAGAAACCCGAGAAAGTCTAAAACATCTAGGCCTTGACTCTCAGGATTTCCTTATTTGAACTCCCTAAAGAGGGAATCTGATTGGCCAGATAGTATTTCCAAACTAGATAAGTAATGGGTCTTTGGCCAGTCTACGCACTTTGAGCAGATGTCCTTTCGTGGTCCAATCAGCCGGGGCCAAGAGGGGACAGCCCGCCCACGGTCGTTCAGTGCGGAGTTCAGGGTTGGAGGGTAGTTTTCCTTACACAGGATTTTGGACAGGCAAACGCTGTAATGGACATCTCTACAAAAGGAACCTAAGGGAACGATTCAGAGATGGGACCAAGAGGTGTATAAaaatgcgcgcgcgcgcgcacacacacacacacacgtgttgaAACCCCGAGTATTCATCACCAGCGTAGTTTGCTAAATTCTGGTCTGTCCAGGTGTGGAACAATGAGCAGAGCTAATGCAGGGTTTTCAAGGGAAAATGCTcacaaaatatgaaatgaaaatcaTACGCAAGCCATAAAACCGCATAGACAGTACGATTAGGATGTTCTAAGAAATGACCGCACGTTTAGTTTTTGATCTGTAGAGAAAAGGTAATGGGTGAAGGGGGCGATAACTGGTGGTTTACCTGTGCTTTACTCGGTCCCACGGCTTTCAAACGTTCTATAATGAACAGAGAATCCGGTTATAACGAGGGAAAACACTGTTAAGAGTCCATGTTCCTCCACGTTAACTGGGCCTCGAGGCGGCCGGCTCGCCCGCGCCGCCCTCCCACGGGTCTGGAAAAAGTGCACTTTCTGCCGGGTCCGCGGTCTGATTTACGACACCCGGCTTTTCCCACCCGGGAAGGCGCGCTCCGAGAGCTCGCGGCGCCAGCGCGCCCCCGCCCGGCCGGGCCGGGCTCCTCCGCCGTCTCCGTGCCTCCGGCTCCCGCCCAGCCCCTCCCGGGCCCCGCCCGCTTCCGTCTTCCGGCCGCGCGGACTCTGCCCCGCGCGCTCCCGGGCGGTCATGGCTCCGCTGCGCTTCTCGGCCAACGTGTCCTGGCTATTCCCCGAGCTCCCCAGCCTCGCCGCGCGGCTCCAGGCCGCGGGCAGCTCGGGCTTTGAGGCGGCCGAGGTCGGCTGGCCGTACGCGGAGCCGCCGGAGGCGCTGGCGCGCGCGGCGCGGGAGGCGGGGCTGCAGCTCGTGTTGATCAACACCCCCCAGGGTGCGCCCTGGGGGCCGGGGCCGGGTCATTGGCGGGCCGGGGGCCAGGAGCCGGAGCCAGGGGTCTGAGGCTGATTCTCTTCGCAGGAGACCGAGAGAAGGGGGACATGGGGCTGGGGGCCGTTCCCGGGAGGCAGGCGGCCTTCCgagaggggctggagcaggctgTGCTGTACGCCAAGGCTCTGGGCTGTCCCAGGTAAccccctctctcctgctcctcccGCCTTCCAAGACCCACGGGAGAAGAGGCCGCCAGGTCTCGAGAGGCTCCGGAGTGCACTGTCCCTTCTCTGCCCCTGCAGTCCTGGTCCCTTGTAATTGCCTTTTGTATTTGATCTGTTGCGTGTCACTCTCAGTTTGCAACTCTTTTTTGCTCATCTCATGCTGGGATCCCATGCTGGGAGCTGACCAGGGAGACAGCAAAGTAAGAGGACAGGTCAATTCACGGAGGCTGTGGGAGCAGCGTAGGCACTAACTCTGGGATCACAGACAGCTTCTTACAGGCAGTGATGTTGAACTGGTTCTCGGAGTGGGCACTTGCTTGATGTAAGGAGCATTCCAGGCAAGGATGCAGTGGCCAGGGGCGAGGGGCTTGGCATGTTGCGCAGAGTTCATGAGGCTGGAGATGTAGCCTGTCTGCGCTGGAGATGGCTGAGAAAGATCGATCAGGAGGTGAAGGGAGGTGGTTGGGGGGCTCAAAGTGGGGCTGATCAGGTAAACCCTGCGGAGGACAAACAGGCTGAGAAGGAACTGGCAACAAGGGATTATTATGATGGGAGTGGTGTGTGTACAGAAAACAGATGGGAAGAAGCTAAGAAACAGAtgcaaggaggagagaaaagcagCGTGGAATTCCTGAGATGGCTAAGGgtcaaagtaatttttagaagGTGCGACTTAAGCGTGTTCATAGGCTtgaggagaaggggcagggaaAAGGAGAGATTGGAACTACAGGAGGGGCTAAGTGAGGGTCTGAGGTCTCTGAGGCGGGAGGATGCGCTGACCCGCGGTAGGGACCTGGGAAAGAGCTTGGCTTTACAGTGACACAGGAGTGTCTGAGGGCACTGGGAGGCCTGAGCATCATGGCAAGGTGGTCCGGTCTAGACATTTGGGGAGATGGGAAGCTGGCATGGTCGGAGGGCATCTGGAAGAGGTGCACCCAGGGAGCCAAGGGAGTGAAGACCCCCACTTCGGGGATGGACTCCACACTCACTCTGGTCCCACTTCCCTCCACAGGATTCACCTGATGGCTGGCCGAGTACCCCAGGGGGCTGATCGAGCAGCAGTCAGGGGTGAGATGGAGACAGTTTTTCTGGAGAACCTAAGGCACGCAGCTGGGGTTTTGGCTCAGGTGAGACCGTGAAAAAGTACAGGCACACGTACTTCCTGACcgtctgtgtgtgtggagggggcgtACGGTGGGGAGAGCAGTGAGGCACAGGCTGGACACTGGCCCAGGTCAGAGGGACCAGTGAGGGGCTTGACCAGTGACTGAGGGGGCCCCGCCTGGGGAAGAGCTTCCTCACAGACCCAGCTGGTGCTAGGAGAACCTCGTGGGACTGCTGGAGCCCATCAACACCCGGATCACCGACCCCCAGTACTTCCTGGATACACCCCAGCAGGGTAGGGCCCCCAGCCCAATGCCACCTCCTGCCCCTTTGATTCTTGTGCTCTCCTTGAGTCTCATGGCCCTCTCCCCGGTCTCTCTCCCAGCGGCAGCCATCTTACAGAAGGTTGGAAGACCCAACCTCCAGTTACAGATGGTAAGTGGGAGAAAGCGAGTGCTTCTCCGAGGACCCGTGTTCTCCAAATCTGGGAAGAATGTTGTGGCCTGAAAGGTCTGTGACTGTAGGAATCTCTTCCCCAGGACGTATTCCACTGGCAGATCATGGATGGGAACCTGACAGGAAACATCCGGGAGTTCCTGCCCATAGTTGGTGAGGGCCCCTTTCTTGGCTCCTTCCTAGTCTGCTGTGCTGCTTCCTCTGTCCTCCCACTCTTTCAGTCCCTCAGGCCTCAGCAGGAGCCTGGGACCCACATCTGTCCCCATCTGTCCCCAGGGCATGTACAGGTGGCACAGGTCCCAGGCCGGGGGGAACCTAGCAGCCCCGGAGAGCTGAACTTCCCCTATCTGTTCCAAGTGCTGGAAGATGAAGGCTACAAAGGCTTTGTAGGCTGCGAGTACCAGCCTCAAGGTGAGGGCGGGCGAGGCTCCAGGCGTGGCCTTGGGGAAGGGGCTCTGGAGGGACAGGTGTCGGACAGGAGCGGGTTTCCTCCTCGTGGGTTGAAAtgcctttcccctttcccctcaggAGACACGGTAGAGGGCTTGAGTTGGCTACGTTCATACTGGGAGAAGCAGGGCCACCCACAGGCTGGCCAGTGAGGTCCTGCACTCCACCCACGTGCCTCTGGGACAGTGAGTTGCGCATCCTGAGTCTCCTCTGAATTAAAGACAACCTGCTGAACATTTCCATGTGTGTATGTtattgggggcaggggagagacacACAGTGTCTAAACTTTCAGTTTCTCTGGGCCACTTCCCTCCTGCCAAGAAGGGACATACAGCTCATGTTCAAGTCCTCCAGTCTGTGCCAGTGTTGCCGTGGAGATGGGAGAGCTTTTGAGCCCACCTCCTTATGTACGTATGAGAAACCAAGGGTCCGAGAGTAGAGGAACTTGCCAGTGGTTACAGGTGctacaaaggcagagctgagattgGAACCGAGGTATCTTATCTCAGTGGCAATGTCCAGCAGTGATGTCCCAGTGGGAAATGAAGACCAGAGGGCTTAAGATGGGAGTTGGGGAGGCAGGTGGCTGACAGCGATCCAAGACTTGGAGGCAGGATTCAGACAGAGAAACTTGAAGGGGTGAGTACTGGCCACCTGATAGGAAGAATTCCCAAACTCCACCAGGTGAGCAGGAAGGAGGAGTCCCCTTCTGGAAGGGCCCAGGGGCCTGAAAGGACATGGGCATCTCAAGGAGTTGAGTGGACCCTGTGGAGTCCTGGGCTGGTCAGTGGCTGTGAGTGTTTAGGGAGGGCAGCTCCTGCTGCCAGACTGGGGCTACAGACCCCACCAAGACATATTCACAAAACCTTTGGTGTTCCTCAGGGTCTGGTCTTGCCCTGGGGTCCAGAAGAGCTGGTCAGTCCTGCTTCAAGTGGGCCATCTTAAAGAGCCATGATGCGAGGACATTCAGTGGTCCATCCCTCAGAGGAGGCGGGTCCA carries:
- the HYI gene encoding putative hydroxypyruvate isomerase, with the translated sequence MAPLRFSANVSWLFPELPSLAARLQAAGSSGFEAAEVGWPYAEPPEALARAAREAGLQLVLINTPQGDREKGDMGLGAVPGRQAAFREGLEQAVLYAKALGCPRIHLMAGRVPQGADRAAVRGEMETVFLENLRHAAGVLAQENLVGLLEPINTRITDPQYFLDTPQQAAAILQKVGRPNLQLQMDVFHWQIMDGNLTGNIREFLPIVGHVQVAQVPGRGEPSSPGELNFPYLFQVLEDEGYKGFVGCEYQPQGDTVEGLSWLRSYWEKQGHPQAGQ